A stretch of the Pan troglodytes isolate AG18354 chromosome 20, NHGRI_mPanTro3-v2.0_pri, whole genome shotgun sequence genome encodes the following:
- the SBSN gene encoding suprabasin isoform X1 produces the protein MHLARLVGSCSLLLLLGALSGWAASDDPIEKVIEGINRGLSNAEREVGKALDGINSGITHAGREVEKVFNGLSNMGSHTGKELDKGVQGLNHGMDKVAHEINHGIGQAGKEAEKLGHGVNNAAGQVGKEADKLIHHGVHHGANQAGSEAGKFGQGVDNAAGQAGNEAGRFGQGVHHAAGQAGNEAGRFGQGVHHAAGQAGNEAGRFGQGAHHGLSEGWKETEKFGQGIHHAAGQVGKEPEKFGQGAHHAAGQVGKEAEKFGQGAHHAAGQAGNEAGRFGQGVHHGLSEGWKETEKFGQGVHHTAGQVGKEAEKFGQGAYHAAGQAGNEAGRFGQGVHHGLSEGWKETEKFGQGVHHAASQFGKETEKLGHGVHHGVNEAWKEAEKFGQGVHHAASQVGKEEDRVVQGLHHGVSQAGREAGQFGHDIHHTAGQAGKEGDIAVHGVQPGVHEAGKEAGQFGQGVHHTLEQAGKEADKAVQGFHTGVHQAGKEAEKLGQGVNHAADQAGKEVEKLGQGAHHAAGQAGKELQNAHNGVNQASKEANQLLNGNHQGGSSGHQGGATTTPLASGASVNTPFINLPALWRSVANTMP, from the exons ATGCATCTTGCACGTCTGGTCGGCTCCTGCTCCCTTCTTCTGCTACTGGGGGCCCTGTCTGGATGGGCGGCCAGCGATGACCCCATTGAGAAGGTCATTGAAGGGATCAACCGAGGGCTGAGCAATGCAGAGAGAGAGGTGGGCAAGGCCCTGGATGGTATCAACAGTGGAATCACGCATGCCGGAAGGGAAGTGGAGAAGGTTTTCAACGGACTTAGCAACATGGGGAGCCACACCGGCAAGGAGTTGGACAAAGGCGTCCAGGGGCTCAACCACGGCATGGACAAGGTTGCCCATGAGATCAACCATGGTATTGGACAAGCaggaaaggaagcagagaagCTTGGCCATGGGGTCAACAACGCTGCTGGACAGGTTGGGAAGGAGGCAGACAAACTGATCCATCATGGGGTCCATCACGGGGCCAACCAGGCGGGAAGTGAGGCAGGGAAGTTTGGCCAGGGAGTCGACAATGCTGCAGGGCAGGCTGGAAACGAGGCTGGGAGGTTTGGCCAGGGAGTCCACCATGCTGCAGGGCAGGCCGGAAATGAGGCTGGAAGGTTTGGTCAGGGAGTCCACCATGCTGCAGGGCAGGCCGGAAATGAGGCTGGGAGATTTGGCCAGGGGGCCCACCATGGTCTCAGTGAGGGCTGGAAGGAGACAGAGAAGTTTGGCCAGGGGATCCACCATGCTGCCGGTCAGGTTGGGAAGGAGCCAGAGAAGTTTGGCCAGGGGGCCCACCATGCTGCCGGTCAGGttgggaaggaggcagagaagtTTGGCCAGGGGGCCCACCATGCTGCGGGGCAGGCCGGAAATGAGGCAGGGAGATTTGGCCAGGGGGTCCACCATGGTCTCAGTGAGGGCTGGAAGGAGACAGAGAAGTTTGGCCAGGGGGTCCACCATACTGCTGGTCAGGttgggaaggaggcagagaagtTTGGCCAGGGGGCCTACCATGCTGCGGGGCAGGCCGGAAATGAGGCTGGGAGGTTTGGCCAGGGGGTCCACCATGGTCTCAGTGAGGGCTGGAAGGAGACAGAGAAGTTTGGCCAGGGGGTCCACCATGCTGCCAGTCAGTTTGGGAAGGAAACAGAGAAGCTCGGCCATGGGGTCCACCATGGGGTTAATGAGGCCTGGAAGGAAGCAGAGAAGTTTGGCCAGGGCGTCCACCATGCTGCCTCGcaggtggggaaggaggaagacagagtGGTCCAAGGCCTCCATCATGGCGTTAGTCAGGCTGGAAGGGAGGCGGGGCAGTTTGGCCACGACATTCACCACACAGCAGGGCAGGCCGGGAAAGAGGGAGACATAGCAGTTCATGGTGTCCAACCTGGGGTCCACGAGGCCGGGAAGGAGGCAGGGCAGTTTGGCCAGGGAGTTCACCATACCCTTGAACAGGCCGGGAAGGAAGCAGACAAAGCGGTCCAAGGGTTCCACACTGGGGTCCACCAGGCTGGGAAGGAAGCAGAGAAACTTGGCCAAGGGGTCAACCATGCTGCTGACCAGGCTGGAAAGGAAGTGGAGAAGCTTGGCCAAGGTGCCCACCATGCTGCTGGCCAGGCCGGGAAGGAGCTGCAGAATGCTCATAATGGGGTCAACCAAGCCAGCAAGGAGGCCAACCAGCTGCTGAAT GGCAACCATCAAGGCGGATCTTCTGGCCATCAAGGAGGGGCCACAACCACGCCGTTAGCCTCTGGG GCCTCGGTCAACACGCCTTTCATCAACCTTCCCGCCCTGTGGAGG aGCGTCGCCAACACCATGCCCTAA
- the SBSN gene encoding suprabasin isoform X2, which produces MHLARLVGSCSLLLLLGALSGWAASDDPIEKVIEGINRGLSNAEREVGKALDGINSGITHAGREVEKVFNGLSNMGSHTGKELDKGVQGLNHGMDKVAHEINHGIGQAGKEAEKLGHGVNNAAGQAGKEADKAVQGFHTGVHQAGKEAEKLGQGVNHAADQAGKEVEKLGQGAHHAAGQAGKELQNAHNGVNQASKEANQLLNGNHQGGSSGHQGGATTTPLASGASVNTPFINLPALWRSVANTMP; this is translated from the exons ATGCATCTTGCACGTCTGGTCGGCTCCTGCTCCCTTCTTCTGCTACTGGGGGCCCTGTCTGGATGGGCGGCCAGCGATGACCCCATTGAGAAGGTCATTGAAGGGATCAACCGAGGGCTGAGCAATGCAGAGAGAGAGGTGGGCAAGGCCCTGGATGGTATCAACAGTGGAATCACGCATGCCGGAAGGGAAGTGGAGAAGGTTTTCAACGGACTTAGCAACATGGGGAGCCACACCGGCAAGGAGTTGGACAAAGGCGTCCAGGGGCTCAACCACGGCATGGACAAGGTTGCCCATGAGATCAACCATGGTATTGGACAAGCaggaaaggaagcagagaagCTTGGCCATGGGGTCAACAACGCTGCTGGACAG GCCGGGAAGGAAGCAGACAAAGCGGTCCAAGGGTTCCACACTGGGGTCCACCAGGCTGGGAAGGAAGCAGAGAAACTTGGCCAAGGGGTCAACCATGCTGCTGACCAGGCTGGAAAGGAAGTGGAGAAGCTTGGCCAAGGTGCCCACCATGCTGCTGGCCAGGCCGGGAAGGAGCTGCAGAATGCTCATAATGGGGTCAACCAAGCCAGCAAGGAGGCCAACCAGCTGCTGAAT GGCAACCATCAAGGCGGATCTTCTGGCCATCAAGGAGGGGCCACAACCACGCCGTTAGCCTCTGGG GCCTCGGTCAACACGCCTTTCATCAACCTTCCCGCCCTGTGGAGG aGCGTCGCCAACACCATGCCCTAA
- the SBSN gene encoding suprabasin isoform X3 — MHLARLVGSCSLLLLLGALSGWAASDDPIEKVIEGINRGLSNAEREVGKALDGINSGITHAGREVEKVFNGLSNMGSHTGKELDKGVQGLNHGMDKVAHEINHGIGQAGKEAEKLGHGVNNAAGQGNHQGGSSGHQGGATTTPLASGASVNTPFINLPALWRSVANTMP, encoded by the exons ATGCATCTTGCACGTCTGGTCGGCTCCTGCTCCCTTCTTCTGCTACTGGGGGCCCTGTCTGGATGGGCGGCCAGCGATGACCCCATTGAGAAGGTCATTGAAGGGATCAACCGAGGGCTGAGCAATGCAGAGAGAGAGGTGGGCAAGGCCCTGGATGGTATCAACAGTGGAATCACGCATGCCGGAAGGGAAGTGGAGAAGGTTTTCAACGGACTTAGCAACATGGGGAGCCACACCGGCAAGGAGTTGGACAAAGGCGTCCAGGGGCTCAACCACGGCATGGACAAGGTTGCCCATGAGATCAACCATGGTATTGGACAAGCaggaaaggaagcagagaagCTTGGCCATGGGGTCAACAACGCTGCTGGACAG GGCAACCATCAAGGCGGATCTTCTGGCCATCAAGGAGGGGCCACAACCACGCCGTTAGCCTCTGGG GCCTCGGTCAACACGCCTTTCATCAACCTTCCCGCCCTGTGGAGG aGCGTCGCCAACACCATGCCCTAA